The following nucleotide sequence is from Ferruginibacter lapsinanis.
TTCTCCCTGCGTTTTTACCAGGTGTAAATAACTCAACAATAATTCCATTTGCTTAGGTGCTTTTGTCCAGTTATTTAATAACTCACTAATGGCTTCCTCATTATCATACTGAGGATTGAGTGTAACAAAGTTTTCTTTTTTGCTTTTATATTTCTCACTCAATGCTTCCCAAACAATACAAACCTTTTTTTCTATCAATCTTTTTATTACAGGATACACATGCGTTACATCCAATAGCTGTTGTACCTCACTGAGGTTTAGTTGTTTTTTTATCAATAAAGCTTCTGCCACTACATACTCATCGTTATCCAAACCTGTAAAGTCGTCCCCATACTCTTCATTAAATAATAAAATGGTCTCGCTGCTAAGTTTGAAATGAGCTGGTAGTGCCGCCGCCATCACTTCGCCTTCGCTACACATATAATATTCTGACATCCAGTTCCACAATTGCAACTGTTGTGGGTAGAGTACGGGTTCGTCATCCAATATATTTATGATCTCTTTTGTCTGATATGTCGGCGGTGTGGAGGAAAGAGATTTAATGATGCCTGCATATCTTTTGTTTTTTCCCAGCACAACCTCTACCCTGCAACCAATTTTTACTTTAGTAACAAAAACAGGAGGCACAGCATAGGTATATGTTTTAGGCAATGCCAACGGAAGAATCACTTCTGCATATACCCCCCCGCCCCCTAAAGGGAGAGTTGTGAAGAGTATTTGATTTTCGTTAGTCATTTTAAAATTTATGAGGTTTGTCGTATTCCCCTTTAGGGGTTAGGACGTAATTATCCAACTTGCTTTGTATTCAATTAATTTCTTCTCCATCAAATGATAAACTTTGTCTTTTAGTTTATCCATATCTTTTAACGTCAACCCCTCTACACTTATCTCTTCAAGATAAACAGCCCGTGATCTCCCTGGGGTCAATGATAATATTTGCTTATAATTCAATCTATCATATGCATCCAAAAACAAGATCGGTTTAATTGGCGTTTGCGTTTCGATGGCAACTTTAAAAGCACCGTTATAAAATTCTTTTAACGGTTTACCTGTGGTATTAAATGTTCCTTCGGGAGCTAATACTACAGATATACCACTTCTGATAATTGCCTTTAACCGCATTACACTTTTTGCTCTTTCGGCTGCATTGCTTCTGTCTACCAACACAACAGTATTTCTGTAAAAAAAACCAAATATCGGGATCTTGGCCATTTCTGCTTTTCCCAATACCCTGAAATGCTGCCCACGGATTGCCTTCAATATGATAGGAACATCCATAAAAGAGATATGGTTGAATACAAAAATGTATTGTTTATTCTTATCATGAGGTGTTTCATAAATATTCTTATGAAAGATCCCCCAGAATAAAAGAGCTAGATCTGCCCATATAT
It contains:
- a CDS encoding lysophospholipid acyltransferase family protein gives rise to the protein MRYIFAILRVIFSIYGFIVFFVFMFLFFPLAIIASFFGTVRGGNIIYKLCHIWADLALLFWGIFHKNIYETPHDKNKQYIFVFNHISFMDVPIILKAIRGQHFRVLGKAEMAKIPIFGFFYRNTVVLVDRSNAAERAKSVMRLKAIIRSGISVVLAPEGTFNTTGKPLKEFYNGAFKVAIETQTPIKPILFLDAYDRLNYKQILSLTPGRSRAVYLEEISVEGLTLKDMDKLKDKVYHLMEKKLIEYKASWIITS